From Fundidesulfovibrio soli, one genomic window encodes:
- the cutA gene encoding divalent-cation tolerance protein CutA has protein sequence MSISFVYVTAPSPEEALRIGRALVEERLVACVNVLDGLRSLYWWDGAVQDEREACFVAKTRSELAEAVVARVRQLHTYEVPCVVVLPVADGNPDFLDWVAAETRPNS, from the coding sequence GTGTCCATAAGCTTCGTCTACGTGACCGCCCCCAGCCCCGAGGAGGCCCTGCGCATCGGCCGGGCCCTGGTGGAGGAGCGGCTGGTGGCCTGCGTCAACGTGCTGGACGGCCTGCGCTCCCTCTACTGGTGGGACGGGGCCGTCCAGGACGAGCGCGAGGCCTGTTTCGTCGCCAAGACGCGTTCGGAGCTTGCCGAAGCCGTGGTGGCCCGTGTACGGCAGCTCCATACCTACGAAGTGCCCTGCGTGGTGGTGCTGCCGGTGGCGGACGGCAACCCCGACTTCCTGGACTGGGTGGCCGCCGAAACCCGTCCCAACAGTTAA
- a CDS encoding phosphotransferase family protein has translation MRTGTEEKTPLRVNAEKIQNYLRQAFGESARLSWLGEIGQTGTQGMKEFGYGKPLRIEFSVDGRVKSAVLSIMRGDKYGHQFYWDRAAILMFQHETSGRLPRHAKSLGLGYFDAADRMVGVKEPKEFFILTELLEGEDYYRHLERIGRTEATPKDAALAVSFADWLADIHSERVDNPDLYLRRVRDLIGASECIFGLVDAYPHPYDLFPPERFQALERRVVDWRWKLRAYTRRLSPVHGDFHPWNVLVEDQGERYDFHVLDRSRGEFGEPADDVATMSLNFVLFSLYGQTDSPRLSGPLEQLYTAFWERYLERTHDEEILDVIAPFYMFRGLVIASPQWYPHHPEPVRRGLLRFLENVLEDDRFDWRGINKYLA, from the coding sequence ATGAGAACAGGCACCGAGGAAAAAACCCCTCTGCGCGTCAACGCCGAAAAGATCCAGAACTACCTCCGCCAGGCCTTCGGAGAGAGCGCCCGCCTGAGCTGGCTGGGCGAGATCGGCCAGACCGGCACCCAGGGCATGAAGGAGTTCGGCTACGGCAAGCCGCTGCGCATCGAGTTCTCCGTGGATGGCAGGGTGAAGTCCGCCGTGCTCTCCATCATGCGCGGCGACAAGTACGGGCACCAGTTCTACTGGGACCGCGCCGCCATCCTGATGTTCCAGCACGAGACCTCCGGGCGCCTGCCGCGCCACGCCAAGTCACTGGGCCTGGGCTACTTCGACGCCGCCGACCGCATGGTGGGCGTGAAGGAGCCCAAGGAGTTCTTCATCCTCACCGAGCTGCTCGAAGGCGAGGATTACTACCGCCACCTGGAGCGCATCGGCCGCACCGAGGCCACGCCCAAGGACGCGGCCCTGGCCGTCTCCTTCGCGGACTGGCTGGCGGACATCCACTCCGAGCGGGTGGACAACCCGGACCTCTACCTGCGCCGGGTGCGCGACCTGATCGGGGCCTCGGAGTGCATCTTCGGCCTGGTGGACGCCTACCCCCATCCCTACGACCTCTTCCCGCCGGAGCGCTTCCAGGCCCTGGAGCGCCGCGTGGTGGACTGGCGCTGGAAGCTGCGCGCCTACACCCGGCGGCTGAGCCCGGTCCACGGGGACTTCCACCCCTGGAACGTCCTGGTGGAGGACCAGGGCGAGCGCTACGACTTCCACGTGCTGGACCGCAGTCGCGGAGAATTCGGGGAGCCAGCCGACGACGTGGCCACCATGAGCCTCAACTTCGTGCTCTTCTCGCTCTACGGGCAGACGGATTCCCCCAGGCTCTCCGGCCCGCTGGAGCAGCTCTACACCGCCTTCTGGGAGCGCTACCTGGAGCGCACCCATGACGAGGAGATTCTGGACGTGATCGCGCCGTTCTATATGTTCCGGGGCCTGGTGATCGCCTCGCCCCAGTGGTACCCGCACCACCCCGAGCCCGTGCGCCGGGGCCTGCTGCGGTTCCTGGAAAACGTTCTGGAGGATGACCGCTTCGACTGGCGCGGCATCAACAAGTACCTGGCATGA
- a CDS encoding S41 family peptidase: protein MSRITKAGLALLVVALLLTAGLALAQQEDRFGPLKRFSQVLDLVETNYVKNVTRQELIDGAIVGMLQQLDPHSSFLTKEDFKEMQVSTSGEFSGIGIEISVENGRITVISPIDDTPADKAGLKAGDILVEIEGQSTQDMSLMDAVQRIRGPKGKPVSLTVVHKGSNKPEKYRIVRDAIPIISVKGTEIDPGYLLVRITRFNENTTVELRDVVANHTKSGKALKGIILDMRNNPGGLLDQAVSVSNFFLPKGRIVTIKGKRDEQRKDFDAKKAAGVESNIPLTVLINAGSASASEIVAGALQDNKRALLVGDKTFGKGSVQTVIPLNDGSGIKLTTALYYTPSGRSIQAEGIEPDFKVPLQDGDKEKDLFAQGHQVRERDLSRHLDNLARKKQSDGSDPKVKIKELLDKDNQLKLALELIKYAPVASAAE from the coding sequence ATGTCCCGCATCACCAAGGCCGGGCTCGCCCTTCTCGTGGTGGCCCTGCTCCTCACCGCCGGCCTGGCCCTCGCTCAGCAGGAGGACCGGTTCGGCCCCCTGAAACGCTTCAGCCAGGTGCTCGACCTGGTGGAAACCAACTACGTCAAGAACGTCACCCGCCAGGAGCTCATCGACGGCGCCATCGTCGGCATGCTCCAGCAGCTCGACCCGCACTCCAGCTTCCTCACCAAGGAGGACTTCAAGGAGATGCAGGTCAGCACCTCGGGCGAGTTCTCGGGCATCGGCATCGAGATCAGCGTGGAGAACGGCCGCATCACGGTCATCTCCCCCATCGACGACACCCCGGCCGACAAGGCGGGCCTCAAGGCGGGCGACATCCTGGTGGAGATCGAGGGCCAGTCCACGCAGGACATGTCCCTCATGGACGCCGTGCAGCGCATCCGCGGCCCCAAGGGCAAGCCCGTGAGCCTCACCGTGGTGCACAAGGGCAGCAACAAGCCCGAGAAGTACCGCATCGTGCGCGACGCCATCCCCATCATCTCGGTCAAGGGCACCGAGATCGACCCCGGATACCTGCTGGTGCGCATCACCCGCTTCAACGAAAACACCACCGTCGAGCTGCGCGACGTGGTGGCCAACCACACCAAGTCCGGCAAGGCCCTGAAGGGCATCATCCTGGATATGCGCAACAACCCCGGCGGTCTGCTGGACCAGGCCGTGAGCGTCTCCAACTTCTTCCTGCCCAAGGGCCGCATCGTGACCATCAAGGGCAAGCGCGACGAGCAGCGCAAGGACTTCGACGCCAAGAAGGCCGCCGGAGTCGAGAGCAACATCCCCCTGACCGTGCTCATCAACGCCGGTTCGGCCTCGGCCTCCGAGATCGTGGCCGGAGCCCTGCAGGACAACAAGCGCGCCCTGCTGGTGGGCGACAAGACCTTCGGCAAGGGCTCTGTGCAGACCGTGATCCCCTTGAACGACGGCTCGGGCATCAAGCTGACCACCGCCCTGTACTACACCCCCAGCGGCCGCTCCATCCAGGCCGAGGGCATCGAGCCCGACTTCAAGGTGCCCCTGCAGGACGGCGACAAGGAGAAGGACCTCTTCGCCCAGGGCCATCAGGTGCGCGAGCGCGACCTCTCCCGCCACCTGGACAACCTGGCCCGCAAGAAGCAGTCCGACGGCTCTGACCCCAAGGTCAAGATCAAGGAGCTCCTGGACAAGGACAACCAGCTCAAGCTGGCCCTGGAGCTGATCAAGTACGCCCCCGTGGCCTCGGCGGCCGAATAA
- a CDS encoding bifunctional nuclease family protein yields the protein MIEMKVSGLALDEETQAPVLVLKSIDEKTTLPIWIGAMEAMAISLTLNDVKLPRPMTHDLLLSSIEALGGKVLRISVTGLTDGTFFAIISVDQGGKEVEIDARPSDAVALALRAKAPILVAPAVVEALAENKPKPGIATDGTDDWTDILESYNPADTKYKM from the coding sequence ATGATCGAAATGAAGGTTTCGGGCCTCGCCCTCGACGAGGAGACGCAGGCCCCCGTGCTCGTGCTCAAGAGCATCGACGAAAAGACGACCCTGCCCATCTGGATCGGGGCCATGGAGGCCATGGCCATCTCGCTGACGCTCAACGACGTCAAGCTGCCCCGTCCCATGACGCACGACCTGCTGCTCTCCTCCATCGAGGCCCTGGGCGGCAAGGTGCTGCGCATCTCCGTCACCGGGCTCACCGACGGCACCTTCTTCGCGATCATCAGCGTGGACCAGGGCGGCAAGGAAGTGGAGATCGACGCCCGGCCCTCCGACGCCGTGGCCCTGGCCCTGCGCGCCAAGGCCCCCATCCTGGTGGCCCCCGCCGTTGTGGAGGCCCTGGCCGAGAACAAGCCCAAGCCGGGCATCGCCACCGACGGCACCGACGACTGGACGGACATCCTGGAAAGCTACAACCCCGCCGACACCAAATACAAGATGTAG
- the miaB gene encoding tRNA (N6-isopentenyl adenosine(37)-C2)-methylthiotransferase MiaB — MKFHVFTFGCQMNAADSGWLTRSLENMGWEKAPADQAKAFIVNTCSVREKPEQKLYSELGRIAEHLEREPGLFCAVGGCVAQQVGAKLWNRFPFVRLVFGTDGVAQAPQALARIAREPRLRVSLLDFSDSYIERDAALPGPLESPRAFVNIMQGCDNFCTYCIVPYVRGRQKSRTSEAVLAECRSLAERGVKDVTLLGQNVNSYGRDKGGDGTSFPQLLRAVAAVDGIERVRFTTSHPKDIAPEVVAAFGELENICPTLHLPVQSGSDDVLRRMGRSYTVEKYLGIVDALRRARPDISLTTDFIVGFPGETEEDFKATLELIPRAGFEGSFSFIYSDRPGVAAAKMEPKIPAEIKSWRLDELQALQNARQQSILQGLVSSVAPVLVEGPGKRRDSDAPAWRGRDAHGRTVNFLAPASPDLFGRIVNVRVTEAKKHSLWGEILP, encoded by the coding sequence ATGAAGTTTCACGTCTTCACGTTCGGCTGCCAGATGAACGCCGCCGATTCCGGCTGGCTGACACGTTCGCTGGAAAACATGGGATGGGAGAAGGCCCCCGCCGACCAGGCCAAGGCCTTCATCGTCAACACCTGCTCCGTGCGCGAAAAGCCCGAGCAGAAACTCTATAGCGAACTCGGCCGCATCGCCGAGCACCTGGAGCGCGAGCCGGGGCTGTTCTGCGCCGTGGGCGGCTGCGTGGCCCAGCAGGTGGGGGCCAAGCTCTGGAACCGCTTCCCCTTCGTGCGGCTCGTCTTCGGCACGGACGGCGTGGCCCAGGCCCCGCAGGCCCTGGCGCGCATCGCCCGGGAGCCCAGGCTGCGCGTCTCGCTGCTCGACTTCTCCGACTCCTACATCGAGCGCGACGCCGCACTGCCCGGCCCCCTGGAGTCGCCCCGGGCCTTCGTGAACATCATGCAGGGCTGCGACAACTTCTGCACCTACTGCATCGTGCCCTATGTTCGCGGCCGCCAGAAATCGCGCACCTCGGAGGCCGTGCTGGCCGAGTGCCGCTCCCTGGCCGAGCGGGGCGTCAAGGACGTCACGCTCCTGGGGCAGAACGTGAACAGCTACGGGCGCGACAAGGGCGGCGACGGCACCAGCTTCCCGCAATTGCTGCGCGCGGTGGCCGCCGTGGACGGCATCGAGCGGGTGCGCTTCACCACCTCGCACCCCAAGGACATCGCGCCCGAGGTGGTGGCCGCCTTCGGGGAGCTCGAGAACATCTGCCCCACGCTGCACCTGCCCGTGCAGTCCGGCTCGGACGACGTTCTCAGGCGCATGGGGCGCAGCTACACCGTGGAGAAATACCTGGGCATCGTGGACGCCCTGCGCCGCGCCCGCCCTGACATCTCGCTCACCACGGACTTCATCGTGGGCTTTCCCGGCGAGACCGAGGAGGACTTCAAGGCCACGCTGGAGCTGATACCCCGCGCCGGGTTCGAGGGCTCGTTCTCCTTCATCTACAGCGACCGCCCCGGCGTGGCCGCCGCCAAGATGGAGCCCAAGATCCCCGCCGAGATCAAGTCCTGGCGGCTCGACGAGCTTCAGGCCTTGCAAAATGCCCGGCAGCAGTCCATTTTGCAGGGGCTCGTCTCCTCGGTGGCCCCGGTGCTCGTGGAAGGGCCCGGCAAACGCAGGGACTCCGACGCCCCGGCCTGGCGCGGCCGCGACGCCCACGGCCGCACCGTGAACTTCCTGGCCCCTGCCAGCCCGGATCTGTTCGGGCGCATCGTGAACGTGCGCGTGACGGAGGCCAAAAAGCATTCCTTATGGGGGGAGATACTGCCATGA
- a CDS encoding carbohydrate kinase family protein — MRILVSGSVAYDRIMTFPGKFADHILPEKIHILNVCFLVDGLTEKFGGTAGNIAYSMSLLGEKPTIIASAGKDFEPYASWLAGLGLSMEGIRRVPEEFTPGAYITTDQSDNQITGFNPGAMKVQSGFSVEGFDPAQTMGIVAPGCLADMKHYCARYKELGIPFFFDPGQNIPAFSGEDLAEMLTGASFLITNDYELQMIMNATGLSKGAILHRVDTLITTLGENGVAINEKGVEFTVPAAAVTAVKDPTGAGDSFRAGLLCGLAHGKSLAVAARMGAVAAAYCVEQHGTQEHTFTPEEFWARYEANYGKSEG, encoded by the coding sequence ATGCGCATCCTCGTCTCCGGGTCGGTGGCCTACGACCGGATCATGACCTTTCCCGGCAAGTTCGCCGATCACATCCTCCCCGAGAAGATCCACATCCTGAACGTCTGCTTCCTGGTGGACGGGCTCACGGAGAAGTTCGGCGGCACGGCGGGCAACATCGCCTACAGCATGAGCCTGCTCGGCGAGAAGCCCACCATCATCGCCTCCGCGGGCAAGGACTTCGAGCCCTACGCCTCCTGGCTGGCCGGGCTGGGCCTGAGCATGGAGGGCATCCGCCGCGTGCCGGAGGAATTCACCCCCGGCGCCTACATCACCACGGACCAGTCCGACAACCAGATCACCGGCTTCAACCCCGGAGCCATGAAGGTGCAGTCGGGCTTCAGCGTGGAGGGCTTCGACCCGGCGCAGACCATGGGCATCGTGGCCCCCGGCTGCCTGGCCGACATGAAGCACTACTGCGCCCGCTACAAGGAGCTGGGCATCCCCTTCTTCTTCGACCCAGGCCAGAACATCCCCGCCTTCTCGGGCGAGGACCTGGCCGAGATGCTCACCGGCGCGAGCTTCCTGATCACCAACGACTACGAGCTGCAGATGATCATGAACGCCACCGGCCTGAGCAAGGGGGCCATCCTGCACCGGGTGGACACCCTCATCACCACCCTGGGCGAGAACGGCGTGGCCATAAACGAAAAGGGCGTGGAGTTCACCGTGCCCGCGGCCGCCGTCACAGCCGTGAAGGACCCCACCGGGGCGGGCGACTCCTTCCGGGCGGGCCTGCTCTGCGGCCTGGCGCACGGCAAGAGCCTGGCCGTGGCCGCCAGGATGGGGGCCGTGGCCGCCGCCTATTGCGTGGAGCAGCACGGCACCCAGGAGCACACCTTCACCCCTGAAGAGTTCTGGGCCCGCTACGAGGCCAACTACGGCAAGAGCGAGGGCTAG
- a CDS encoding endonuclease III domain-containing protein yields the protein MNRETLLLEYYKAMLGARGHRGWWPAETPFEVCVGAVLTQNTAWTGVRKAIDALRGHGCLDPEALDALPLERLAELIRPAGYFRLKAQRLKNLLAYLRESCGFDLAELASRDMLQVREELLGVRGVGPETADSILCYALGMPSFVADTYTRRILSRHGLLPEDAGYDDMRDFFMDVLEPDTALYNDFHAQLVGVGHHFCKTRAPLCGECPLGPFLENPPG from the coding sequence ATGAACCGCGAGACCCTGCTGCTTGAGTATTACAAGGCCATGCTTGGCGCCCGTGGCCACAGAGGCTGGTGGCCGGCCGAGACGCCCTTCGAGGTCTGCGTGGGCGCGGTGCTGACCCAGAACACCGCCTGGACGGGCGTGCGCAAGGCCATCGACGCCCTCAGGGGACACGGCTGCCTCGACCCCGAGGCCCTGGACGCCCTGCCCCTGGAGCGCCTGGCGGAGCTGATCCGCCCGGCGGGCTATTTCCGGCTCAAGGCCCAGCGCCTGAAGAACCTGTTGGCCTACCTGCGCGAAAGCTGCGGCTTCGACCTGGCGGAGCTGGCCTCGCGCGACATGCTCCAGGTGCGCGAGGAGCTGCTCGGCGTGCGCGGGGTGGGGCCGGAGACGGCGGACTCCATCCTCTGCTACGCCCTGGGCATGCCCAGCTTCGTGGCCGACACCTACACCCGGCGCATACTCTCCCGCCACGGGCTGCTGCCCGAGGACGCGGGCTACGACGACATGCGCGATTTCTTCATGGACGTGCTGGAGCCCGACACGGCCCTGTACAACGATTTCCACGCCCAGCTGGTGGGCGTCGGCCACCACTTCTGCAAGACGCGCGCGCCGCTGTGCGGGGAGTGCCCCCTGGGCCCCTTCCTGGAGAACCCGCCGGGATGA
- a CDS encoding diguanylate cyclase, with protein sequence MHGMEIFSTDLRPLFLVWSLCQAAQACVLLHVWKIHSNFPPAREWGAGALLSALGLALLGLRAWVPPWCCAVAANGLLLGGMMVFNFGIVRATGSNPPWRRGAALCALALGLLVWFTLVQDDYPVRVVVLSLVAVAFDLLVIHACLTSRETSLTSTLRLIAAVHVLLAASVCWRAVAGALAGADAVSMPTVSQAQFVVASIMACVVLTTLLVLLTSQLLQKEVNALARQDPLTKAANRMALDEIVRVEWPRGTRHHTPVSCLLLDVDHFKRFNDEHGHLAGDAMLRAVSDAARTQLRTEDVWARYGGEEFVALLPQTDIRQACAIAQRLRQAVAKAAIKGENGSLGVTVSIGAAECNPATQSWQQLVGLADQALYLAKRRGRDRVEVAIGETQAPPDLYPDVARYVRLEWDSTLECGDPALDAQHREIFASANKLLSAVAVECPEGECRALIGKLMEQIRRHFSYEETVLRAAGYPLVEEHARSHEVLVHQATELAERFERRELSTGQLFTFLLDEVVSRHMLASDHEYFGYLGRETRQ encoded by the coding sequence ATGCACGGAATGGAAATTTTCAGCACCGATCTCCGCCCCCTCTTCCTGGTCTGGTCGCTTTGCCAGGCGGCCCAGGCCTGCGTGCTTCTCCACGTCTGGAAAATCCACAGCAACTTCCCCCCCGCCAGGGAGTGGGGCGCCGGGGCGCTGCTCTCCGCACTGGGCCTGGCGCTGCTGGGCCTGCGCGCCTGGGTGCCCCCCTGGTGCTGCGCGGTTGCAGCCAACGGCCTGCTTCTGGGCGGGATGATGGTCTTCAATTTCGGCATCGTGCGCGCAACCGGGAGCAACCCGCCCTGGCGCCGGGGCGCGGCTCTCTGCGCCCTGGCTCTGGGGCTGCTCGTCTGGTTCACCCTGGTTCAGGACGACTACCCCGTGCGGGTCGTCGTCCTGAGCTTGGTGGCGGTGGCTTTCGATCTGCTGGTCATCCACGCCTGCCTGACCAGCCGGGAAACCTCGCTGACCTCCACGCTGCGCCTGATTGCGGCGGTCCACGTCCTGCTTGCGGCCTCGGTCTGCTGGCGCGCGGTGGCTGGCGCGCTCGCCGGTGCCGACGCCGTTTCCATGCCCACCGTGTCGCAGGCGCAGTTCGTGGTGGCCTCCATCATGGCCTGCGTGGTGCTCACCACCCTGCTCGTGCTGCTGACCTCGCAGCTCCTGCAGAAGGAGGTCAACGCACTGGCCCGCCAGGACCCCCTGACCAAGGCCGCCAACCGCATGGCCCTGGACGAGATCGTGCGCGTGGAGTGGCCGCGCGGGACCCGCCACCACACCCCCGTCAGCTGCCTGCTGCTGGACGTGGACCACTTCAAGCGCTTCAACGACGAGCACGGCCACCTGGCCGGGGACGCCATGCTCCGCGCCGTCTCCGACGCGGCCCGCACCCAGCTGCGCACCGAGGACGTCTGGGCGCGCTACGGCGGCGAGGAGTTCGTGGCCCTGCTGCCCCAGACCGACATCCGCCAGGCCTGCGCCATCGCCCAGCGGTTGCGCCAGGCCGTGGCCAAGGCCGCCATCAAGGGCGAGAACGGCTCCCTGGGCGTGACCGTGAGCATCGGCGCGGCCGAGTGCAACCCGGCCACGCAGAGCTGGCAGCAACTGGTGGGCCTGGCCGACCAGGCCCTCTACCTGGCCAAGCGCAGGGGGCGCGACCGGGTGGAGGTGGCCATCGGTGAAACCCAGGCCCCGCCGGATCTCTACCCTGACGTGGCCCGCTACGTGCGCCTGGAGTGGGACAGCACCCTGGAGTGCGGCGACCCCGCGCTGGACGCCCAGCACAGGGAGATCTTCGCCTCGGCCAACAAGCTGCTTTCCGCCGTGGCCGTGGAATGCCCCGAAGGGGAGTGCAGGGCGCTCATAGGCAAGCTCATGGAGCAGATCAGACGCCACTTCAGCTACGAGGAGACGGTCCTGCGCGCCGCCGGCTACCCCCTGGTGGAGGAGCACGCCCGCTCGCACGAGGTGCTCGTGCATCAGGCCACCGAGCTGGCCGAGCGCTTCGAGCGCAGGGAGCTCTCCACCGGCCAGCTGTTCACCTTCCTGCTCGACGAGGTGGTTTCCCGCCATATGCTGGCCAGCGACCACGAGTACTTCGGCTACCTGGGCAGGGAAACGCGCCAATAG
- a CDS encoding histidinol phosphate phosphatase domain-containing protein, whose protein sequence is MIDLHTHTTFSDGELIPAELARRAAKAGYKGLAITDHADHSNMYLILENLQRFAKEAGPYLDINLAVGVELTHVPPGLIPGLITEARRAGAMLVVVHGETIVEPVARGTNLAAIEGGADVLAHPGLITEQEALLAAENGVLLEITTRKGHSLTNGHVAVMARKTGAGLVIDNDAHAPGDLVSAEMRAMIAKGAGLTKDEHLQAERNAEALLSRVLGLHA, encoded by the coding sequence ATGATCGACCTGCACACCCACACCACCTTCTCCGACGGCGAGCTCATCCCGGCGGAGCTGGCCCGCCGCGCCGCCAAGGCCGGATACAAGGGGCTGGCCATCACCGACCACGCGGACCACTCCAACATGTACCTCATCCTGGAGAACCTGCAGCGCTTCGCCAAGGAGGCCGGGCCCTACCTGGACATCAACCTGGCCGTGGGCGTGGAGCTGACCCACGTTCCCCCCGGGCTGATCCCCGGCCTCATCACCGAGGCCCGGCGCGCCGGGGCCATGCTCGTGGTGGTGCACGGCGAGACCATCGTGGAGCCCGTGGCGCGCGGCACCAACCTGGCCGCCATCGAAGGTGGGGCGGACGTGCTGGCCCATCCGGGCCTCATCACCGAGCAGGAGGCCCTGCTGGCCGCCGAGAACGGCGTGCTCCTGGAGATCACCACCCGCAAGGGCCACAGCCTGACCAACGGGCACGTGGCCGTGATGGCCCGCAAGACCGGCGCCGGGCTGGTGATCGACAACGACGCCCACGCCCCCGGCGACCTCGTCTCCGCCGAGATGCGGGCCATGATCGCCAAGGGCGCGGGCCTCACCAAGGACGAACACCTGCAGGCCGAACGCAACGCCGAGGCGCTGCTCTCCCGGGTGCTGGGGCTGCACGCCTAG
- a CDS encoding adenylyl-sulfate kinase: protein MSALAAEAEGPRPEWAGAVLWFTGLPGAGKSTVAKAVADELTRRGLNPVWLQMDARRKHYTPRPLYTAKEREAAYRMFAEEAAALAEEGRVVLMDGTAPLRSMRDHARGLVERFAEVHLRCGVATAMRRESARPEGLVMAGLYAKAVKRKATGQKFDGLGQVVGVDVPFEEDPRAELVLDAEKLSVEQMRDAVLKRFAGWFVDGEER, encoded by the coding sequence ATGAGCGCCCTGGCCGCAGAGGCGGAAGGCCCCCGGCCTGAGTGGGCGGGGGCGGTGTTGTGGTTCACGGGGCTGCCCGGGGCGGGCAAGTCCACGGTGGCCAAGGCCGTGGCGGATGAATTGACGCGCAGGGGGCTCAACCCGGTCTGGCTGCAGATGGACGCCCGGCGCAAGCACTACACGCCCCGGCCCCTCTACACCGCCAAGGAGCGGGAGGCCGCCTACCGCATGTTCGCGGAGGAGGCCGCCGCCCTGGCCGAAGAGGGCAGGGTGGTGCTCATGGACGGCACCGCGCCGCTGCGCTCCATGCGGGACCACGCGCGCGGGCTGGTGGAGCGCTTCGCCGAGGTGCACCTGCGCTGCGGCGTGGCCACGGCCATGCGCCGTGAGTCGGCCCGGCCCGAGGGGCTGGTCATGGCCGGGCTGTACGCCAAGGCCGTGAAGCGCAAGGCCACGGGCCAGAAGTTCGATGGCCTGGGCCAGGTCGTGGGTGTGGACGTGCCCTTCGAGGAGGACCCGCGCGCGGAGCTGGTGCTCGACGCGGAGAAACTGAGCGTGGAGCAGATGCGCGACGCGGTGCTCAAGCGCTTCGCGGGCTGGTTCGTGGATGGCGAGGAACGCTAG
- a CDS encoding divergent polysaccharide deacetylase family protein, with amino-acid sequence MPPKRPGSKPRRRSTKTKRGQGKAPAALVFLAGAAVALLIMFFGYAFFYLPGQKTPPAKPQSASVQTPAQTPAQAPAKPAPEAGQAQAPASPQAPGQPPAQPAAEPQPAQLPAPSGPLLTIVIDDLGGSKEQAQELLDLGFPVTFSIMPNLAHTRDVDEMAAKAKQEVILHQPMEAKAQAAAPAGTLRPGMSPREVAGILSAHLAQVPHAAGVSNHQGSQATEDQALMAAVMAELKLRPALFFLDSRTSDKSVGWKEAARAGVPALSRAVFIDAERGQQAAMLALRQAEREAKSKGRAVAIGHPHPETIAALAGWAMRRDKGVTIVTLGAQLKGG; translated from the coding sequence ATGCCTCCCAAACGCCCCGGTTCCAAGCCCCGGCGGCGCTCCACGAAGACAAAGCGCGGCCAGGGCAAAGCTCCGGCCGCGCTCGTGTTTCTCGCGGGCGCGGCCGTGGCCCTGCTGATCATGTTCTTCGGCTACGCCTTCTTCTACCTGCCCGGCCAGAAGACGCCGCCCGCCAAGCCCCAGAGCGCCTCAGTGCAGACCCCGGCGCAGACCCCGGCGCAGGCCCCGGCCAAACCGGCGCCGGAGGCCGGACAGGCTCAGGCGCCCGCCTCCCCTCAGGCTCCGGGCCAGCCCCCGGCCCAGCCCGCGGCCGAGCCCCAGCCCGCGCAGCTCCCCGCCCCGTCCGGCCCGCTCCTGACCATCGTCATCGACGACCTGGGCGGCTCCAAAGAGCAGGCCCAGGAGCTGTTGGACCTGGGCTTCCCCGTGACGTTCTCCATCATGCCCAACCTGGCCCACACCCGCGACGTGGACGAGATGGCCGCCAAGGCCAAGCAGGAGGTCATCCTGCACCAGCCCATGGAGGCCAAGGCCCAGGCGGCCGCCCCGGCGGGCACCCTGCGCCCGGGCATGAGCCCGCGCGAGGTGGCGGGCATCCTCTCGGCCCACCTGGCCCAGGTGCCCCACGCAGCCGGTGTGAGCAACCACCAGGGCTCCCAGGCCACCGAGGACCAGGCCCTCATGGCCGCCGTCATGGCCGAACTCAAGCTCCGCCCCGCCCTTTTCTTCCTGGATTCGCGCACCTCGGACAAGAGCGTGGGCTGGAAGGAGGCCGCCAGGGCCGGCGTGCCCGCGCTCTCCCGCGCGGTGTTCATCGACGCGGAGCGCGGGCAGCAGGCCGCCATGCTGGCGCTCAGGCAGGCCGAGCGCGAGGCCAAGTCGAAAGGCAGGGCCGTGGCCATCGGCCACCCCCATCCCGAGACCATCGCCGCCCTGGCCGGCTGGGCCATGCGCCGGGACAAGGGCGTGACCATCGTGACGCTCGGCGCGCAGCTCAAGGGCGGTTGA